A part of Onthophagus taurus isolate NC chromosome 7, IU_Otau_3.0, whole genome shotgun sequence genomic DNA contains:
- the LOC111415061 gene encoding ribonuclease kappa-B: MPVCGPKLSLCGLILSVWGIVQLTLMGIFYYTHSVALAEDLPLGHDFETADDFYTAANTAYAQNAYNCWIAACIYLITLAVAGHQFWMNSRSSLSV; the protein is encoded by the coding sequence ATGCCTGTGTGCGGACCAAAATTATCTCTCTGCGGTTTAATCCTGAGCGTTTGGGGCATCGTCCAATTAACACTCATGGGGATCTTTTACTACACCCATTCAGTAGCCCTGGCTGAAGATCTTCCACTTGGACACGACTTTGAAACCGCGGACGATTTTTACACCGCAGCCAACACAGCTTACGCCCAAAACGCTTACAATTGTTGGATTGCTGCTTGTATATACTTGATTACTCTTGCAGTGGCTGGACATCAATTTTGGATGAATAGCAGATCATCTTTAAGTGTTTAA
- the LOC111415060 gene encoding zinc finger imprinted 3-like — MSKTEKSTSPTSTSKDKEQKEESPSAHNKDIAKILDTKIVTNTNMDSDTTEDEDDGMRVCVHCRRCFMSNGDLIPHCINSHFCDPSCFQHCLPSRYEKHNSLKTYRSLGLTIRTLGKRLPLKKCKDCNQIFICHFDYVNHAMEVHLVAKPYECACCNKCFDTVLNRVYHVMKAHGKRNINCKTCGKCIVSLHYIDSHLLKCNINTYECDKCAEQFASDEMLQSHMTKHEGGDSFQCDECEKDFDTKKKLKAHKKDHKNPPVIESTRTLRKRRKRKYVEEVDDDEDEEEEEEEEEEYPKRKKKSYIECKIKKEKEEPESDN, encoded by the coding sequence ATGAGTAAAACTGAGAAATCCACATCCCCAACCTCAACTTCtaaagataaagaacaaaaagaaGAATCGCCATCAGCACACAATAAGGATATAGCCAAAATTTTAGATACAAAGATAGTTACTAACACAAACATGGACAGTGATACAACAGAAGATGAAGATGATGGTATGAGAGTGTGTGTTCATTGCAGGCGATGTTTCATGTCAAACGGTGACTTAATTCCCCATTGTATTAATTCTCACTTTTGTGATCCCTCCTGTTTTCAACACTGCTTACCATCTCGATATGAAAAACACAATTCGTTAAAGACTTACCGCTCATTGGGATTGACAATTCGAACTTTGGGGAAGCGATTACCTTTGAAAAAATGCAAAGATTgcaatcaaattttcatttgccATTTTGACTATGTTAATCATGCAATGGAAGTACATCTGGTTGCAAAACCATACGAGTGTGCATGTTGCAATAAATGCTTTGATACAGTTCTAAATCGGGTGTATCATGTCATGAAGGCGcatggaaaaagaaatattaattgtaaaacatGCGGGAAATGTATTGTATCATTACATTATATCGATagtcatcttttaaaatgtaatattaaCACTTATGAGTGTGATAAGTGTGCAGAACAGTTTGCTTCAGATGAAATGCTTCAAAGTCACATGACTAAACATGAAGGAGGGGACAGTTTTCAATGTGACGAGTGTGAAAAggattttgatacaaaaaagaaattgaaagcACATAAAAAGGATCATAAAAATCCACCTGTTATAGAATCTACAAGAACACTACGCAAACGACGCAAAAGGAAATATGTTGAGGAGGTGGATGATGACGAAGatgaagaggaagaagaagaggaggaggaggaatatccaaaaaggaaaaagaaatcttatattgagtgtaaaattaaaaaggaaaaagagGAACCAGAAAGTgacaattaa
- the LOC111415050 gene encoding structural maintenance of chromosomes protein 2, with the protein MYIKSIVLDGFKSYAQRTEIQGFDPLFNAITGLNGSGKSNILDSICFLLGITNLSHVRATNLQDLIYKSGQTGITKATVSITFDNRNKSQSPVGLEDCNEITITRQIMLGGKNKYLINGTIVPNKRIHDVFCSVHLNVNNPHFLVMQGKITKVLNMKPQDFLAMIEEAAGTKVYDHKRIQHVKTMEKKDAKLQEFQETFTHEIQPRLEMYRQQRTQYFEFQRIEREVERLRQYCAALVYCNTVKLVNEKEKDVIIIENQIAMFKTKVKEDKAMIKEIEEEVNEKMEQHKTSSDNKLEEIKAELTEKQKLAAGINATEKTAKDRIKNEEENVKKLETVLKADVAALTTKQEELAKFHGLFDSMKAAEDADKEALAICEKKYEAICAGMEVNDEGEAQTLKDQLISAKEQAKKAATDLKVDNLNLSKCRDQLKMKRANLTGASADYNKEKTALENVNSEITTIQKSLNKLNYSENRMGELEKQRHTFSTAINDHMDNIENFYASKPYLRFNYTDPEPGFNRGTVFGIVASLIKVKDRAYSVAIETAAGGRLYNVVVDKDTTCKKLLQRGNLQNRTTFIPLNQIQADRMKPQTVNFARKLVGEDNLIAALDVLEYSTQVKSAIEYIFGNIFIAKNISIAKQISYHDSIRKTCVTLDGDTTSPSGTLSGGARQKTTPVLLLLDDVLKEQNETKRIQKELNELEKEYRTMLTLQERYITFKNRLDILTHESEMLKNRLKQDTFSKQQEEIKQLETSIIKLEENIKQNNHIQSECAKKIKNLESKMTNSKDHLEKQQKEIEAELIRLRKKAEQSQKKYGQREQDQKVLDMEVVELTNTIKTAQENIEAAQNTIKTLKEEHQKALIESEKLREIVAEVKERMQHEKSIFAEQNKEIQKIIKSKDEKVNEIMKIELELKTLAINLNTAQNEHKVIKIELKNVGKDIKDIDNKYIEEAKNLSEAEGRKMEKKLSEGKLKLSELKTKVNPKAQIMYEHEEKAYATIQKKINQINIDKELLKKSIKSLDSQKEEAIKIAFEQVTKDLGSILSTLLPGANAKLGIPKGHSILTGVEIKVSLGGVWKESLGELSGGQRSLIALSFILAMLLFNPAPLYILDEVDAALDLSHTQNIGTMLKQHFQQSQFIIVSLKDGMFNNANVLFKTQFIDGKSTISRSANVR; encoded by the exons ATGTATATTAAATCAATTGTGTTGGATGGGTTTAAATCCTACGCCCAAAGAACAGAAATTCAAGGATTCGATCCTTTGTTTAACGCCATAACTGGCTTAAACGGAAGtggaaaatcaaatattttagattcgatatgttttttattaggAATCACCAATCTATCAcat gTTCGTGCAACAAATTTGcaagatttaatttataaatctgGACAAACGGGTATTACAAAAGCCACAGTTTCCATTACAtttgataatagaaataaaagcCAATCTCCCGTTGGTTTAGAAGATTGCAATGAAATTACAATAACAAGACAAATTATGTTGGGTGGTAAAAATAAGTACTTAATTAATGGTACAATTGTACCAAATAAACGAATACATGATGTATTTTGTTCGGTTCATCTAAATGTGAACAACCCACATTTTCTTGTAATGCAaggaaaaataacaaaagttTTAAACATGAAACCCCAGGATTTCTTAGCTATGATTGAAGAAGCTGCAGGAACAAAAGTTTACGATCACAAAAGAATCCAACATGTTAAAACAATGGAAAAAAAAGATGCGAAATTACAAGAATTTCAAGAg ACATTTACTCATGAAATTCAACCTCGATTAGAAATGTACAGGCAACAGCGTACTCAATACTTTGAATTTCAACGTATCGAACGTGAAGTAGAACGTTTACGCCAATATTGTGCCGCATTGGTATATTGTAACACTGTAAAACTtgtaaatgaaaaagaaaaagatgttATTATCATTGAAAATCAAATTGCGATGTTCAAAACTAAAGTGAAAGAAGATAAAGCGatgattaaagaaattgaggaggaagttaatgaaaaaatggaACAACATAAAacg agttCTGATAATAAACTAGAAGAAATCAAAGCTGAACTTACTGAGAAACAAAAATTAGCTGCTGGTATAAATGCAACAGAAAAAACCGCTAAAGATCGGATAAAAAACgaagaagaaaatgtaaaaaaattagaaactgtTTTAAAGGCAGATGTAGCAGCTCTCACAACAAAACAAGAAGAATTAGCTAAATTTCACGGTCTTTTTGATTCAATGAAAGCTGCTGAAGATGCCGACAAAGAAGCTTTAGCGATTTGTGAAAAGAAATATGAAGCTATTTGTGCTGGTATGGAAGTTAATGATGAAGGAGAAGCTCAAACATTAAAAGACCAATTGATTA GTGCGAAAGAACAAGCTAAAAAAGCTGCTACTGATTTAAAAGTTGATAATTTAAATCTTAGCAAATGTAGGgatcaattaaaaatgaaacggGCAAATTTAACTGGAGCCTCAGCAGattataacaaagaaaaaactgcATTGGAAAACGTTAATAGTGAAATCACCACCATTCAAAAATCgttgaataaattaaattattctgAGAATCGTATGGGCGAATTAGAAAAGCAACGCCACACATTTTCAACAGCAATAAATGATCATATGGATAACATTGAGAATTTTTACGCCTCAAAACCTTAtttaaggtttaattataCTGATCCCGAACCTGGATTTAATAGGGGTACTGTTTTTGGAATTGTAGCATCTCTTATTAAGGTTAAAGATCGCGCTTATTCTGTTGCAATTGAAACAGCCGCAGGTGGAAGG cTTTATAATGTGGTTGTAGATAAAGATACAACTTGCAAAAAGTTACTTCAAAGGGGTAACCTGCAAAATAGAACAACATTTATTCCATTAAATCAGATTCAAGCGGATAGGATGAAACCACAAACTGTAAATTTTGCAAGAAAATTA gttggAGAAGATAATTTAATAGCAGCGCTTGATGTTTTAGAATATAGTACACAAGTTAAATCAGCgattgaatacatttttggCAACATTTTTATCGCAAAGAACATATCAATCGCTAAACAAATAAGTTATCACGATTCTATAAGAAAAACTTGTGTTACTTTGGATGGGGACACCACAAGTCCTTCTGGTACTTTAAGCGGAGGGGCGAGACAAAAAACTACACCGGTTTTGTTACTTTTAgatgatgttttaaaagagcag aatgaaACCAAACGAAtccaaaaagaattaaacgaACTTGAAAAGGAATACAGGACGATGTTAACTTTGCAAGAAAGATACATAACGTTTAAAAATCGTCTTGATATTTTAACTCACGAATctgaaatgttaaaaaatagaCTCAAACAAGATACATTTAGTAAGcaacaagaagaaattaaacaaCTTGAAACTTCGATaattaaattagaagaaaatattaaacaaaataatcatATTCAAAGTGAATgtgctaaaaaaattaaaaacttagaATCGAAAATGACTAATTCTAAGGATCATcttgaaaaacaacaaaaagaaattgaagcgGAATTGATTCGTTTGCGAAAAAAAGCGGAACaaagtcaaaaaaaatatggccAACGTGAACAGGACCAAAAAGTTTTAGATATGGAAGTAGTAGAACTCACGAATACAATTAAAACCGCCCAAGAAAATATAGAAGCGGCccaaaatacaataaaaactttaaaagaagaaCACCAAAAAGCTCTAATTGAATCAGAAAAACTTCGTGAGATCGTGGCAGAAGTAAAAGAGCGAATGCAacatgaaaaatcgattttcgccgaacaaaataaagagatccaaaaaattattaaatctaaAGATGAAAAAGTTAACGAAATCATGAAAATTGAACTTGAATTAAAAACTTTGGCGATTAATCTAAATACCGCTCAAAATGAacataaagttattaaaattgag CTTAAAAATGTTGGTAAAGATATTAAAgatattgataataaatacattGAAGAAGCGAAAAATTTATCGGAAGCTGAAGGtcgaaaaatggaaaaaaaattgtctgaGGGGAAATTAAAACTTTCCGAGTTAAAAACTAAAGTTAATCCAAAAGCGCAAATCATGTACGAACATGAAGAAAAAGcg tatgCGACtattcaaaagaaaatcaatcaaattaatattgacaaggaacttttaaaaaaaagtattaaaagtTTAGATAGTCAAAAAGAAGAAGCAATTAAAATCGCCTTTGAACAAGTTACAAAAGATCTCGGTTCGATTTTAAGTACTTTATTACCAGGAGCGAACGCCAAATTAGGAATACCAAAAGGACATTCAATCTTAACGGGTGTTGAG attaaagtgaGTTTAGGTGGTGTTTGGAAAGAGAGTTTAGGCGAATTGAGTGGTGGTCAACGATCTTTAATCGCCTTATCGTTTATACTCGCTATGCTCCTCTTCAATCCAGCCCCATtatatattttagacgaagtcGATGCCGCTTTAGATCTTTCGCATACCCAAAATATAGGAACGAtgttaaaacaacattttcaacaatctcaa tttatcaTTGTTTCATTAAAAGATGGTATGTTTAATAATGCGaacgttttgtttaaaactcaATTTATTGATGGAAAATCAACTATTAGTCGAAGTGCAAATGTGCggtaa
- the LOC111415051 gene encoding uncharacterized protein codes for MNRPQNLLSADRGEVNNFINSFDTVLCDCDGVIHIGSNKIEKSKEVINLLQGLGKKVHFVSNNCSLSLKDFKQTLKKFDLDVDEKDIVFPTIVIIDYLKKIGFKRTIFLIGLKKLKEEFEKAGFKTILQSLNEIEENAQTMSDNLIDDKNIGAVIVDIDINLTYLKLQKACVYLKRNDVLFMTGGSDCKIPFYNNITLIGPNYFHKALIDITGRQPIRFGKPDRVMNQYIESKYKLKPNRTLFIGDSFTDIEFSQNAGYKSLLVLTGNTKFGDLKELSNRSLFPDYYLERLGDLCQILNGTK; via the exons ATGAACAGACcacaaaatttgttatcaGCCGATCGTGGTGAggtgaataattttattaattcatttgaTACAGTTTTATGTGATTGTGATg ggGTAATCCACATCGgttcaaataaaattgaaaaatccaaagaagtcattaatttattacaaggTTTAGgtaaaaaagtacattttgTAAGCAATAATTGTTCGTTATCTCTGAAAGATTTTAAACAAACCcttaaaaaattcgatttgGATGTTGACGAAAAAGATATTGTATTTCCCACGATTGTCattatcgattatttaaaaaaaattggatttaaaagAACGATTTTTTTGATTGGATTGAAAAAACTGAAAGAGGAATTTGAAAAAGCtggttttaaaacaattcttcAAAGT ttaaatgaaattgaagaaaacgCTCAAACCATGAGCGATAATTTAATTGATGATAAAAACATCGGTGCTGTTATCGTGGATATAGACATTAACTTAACGTATTTAAAGTTACAAAAAGCTTGCGTTTACTTAAAAAGGAATGATGTGTTATTTATGACTGGAGGATCAGACTGCAAAATTCCCTTTTACAATAATATAACACTTAtag GTCCAAATTATTTCCATAAAGCTCTAATAGACATCACTGGAAGACAACCAATTAGATTTGGAAAACCTGACAGAGTAATGAATCAATACATAGAATcgaaatacaaattaaaaccaAACCGAACTTTATTTATTGGCGATTC atttactGATATTGAATTTTCTCAAAACGCCGGATACAAATCTTTATTGGTTCTAACTGGAAACACTAAATTTGGcgatttaaaagaattatcaAATCGTTCGCTTTTTCCCGAttattatctagaaagatTAGGTGATTTGTGTCAAATATTAAAtggtacaaaataa
- the LOC111415057 gene encoding BTB/POZ domain-containing protein 9, whose protein sequence is MSSNSSNHQFLQQTSTQETRRFGDIKHCTQLSEHFGTLCTSQEYSDIVLVVEGQKLYAHKMILAARSEYFRALLYGGMKESSQSVITLADAPLKAFKILLKYIYSGQMFVMALKEDVILDILGLAHLYGFQDLETSISDILRQLLVLKNVCAILDAARLYGLEQLVKVCHNFMDEFASDLLQHDTFLQLSQGSLVELLKRNSYFAPEVEIFKGVAQWCKVNEDVDNLVINCIRLPLITVTDLLSVVRPTGLVPSDTILDAIAERNNSRLCNLPHRGRMVVDENVASAKYGAKVVTGEQLEYLLDGNTSKYDMEQGYTRHAINGARDEGIIVKLGIPYIINHIRVLLWDKDLRSYSYYIEVSLEQKDWVRVVDYSNYLCRSWQDLYFDSRVVQFIKIVGTNNTVNRVFHLVALEAMYKLKIPKMQKDIIIPTYNIATVQKGAVVIEGVSRSRHTLLDGDTKHYDWDRGYTCHQLGSGAILIQLAQPYILSSLRLLLWDLDDRSYSYYIESSVNIWDWEVMIDKTRENCQSWQVVKFPPRPVVYIRIVGTRNSENEVFHCVHFECPSCDKEDTTVQRTKGVCNFWEDENRVDREPTETATEAEEEVPAEFPN, encoded by the exons ATGAGTAGCAATAGCAGCAACCACCAGTTCTTGCAGCAAACATCAACGCAGGAGACCCGGCGTTTTGGGGACATAAAACACTGTACGCAATTATCGGAACATTTTGGGACATTATGCACCAGTCAAGAGTATTCCGATATTGTTTTAGTAGTCGAGGGACAAAAACTATATGCCCACAAG ATGATTTTAGCTGCGCGAAGTGAATATTTTCGTGCATTATTATATGGTGGCATGAAAGAGTCCTCACAATCTGTAATAACATTAGCAGATGCCCCATTGAAagcgtttaaaattttattaaaatatatatattctg GTCAAATGTTTGTGATGGCTTTAAAAGAGGATGTAATATTAGATATATTAGGTTTAGCTCATCTCTACGGATTCCAAGATTTAGAAACATCCATTTCAGACATTCTAAGACAATTGTTggtgttaaaaaatgtttgcgCAATTTTGGATGCGGCCCGATTATACGGCTTGGAGCAATTAGTGAAAGTATGTCATAATTTTATGGACGAATTCGCTTCCGATTTGTTACAACACGATACGTTCTTGCAATTATCgcag GGTTCTTTGGTTGAATTGTTAAAACGTAACTCGTATTTTGCACCGGAAGTGGAAATTTTTAAAGGCGTCGCCCAGTGGTGTAAAGTTAATGAAGACGTTGAcaatttagtaataaattgCATCAGATTGCCGTTAATTACAGTCACCGATTTGTTGTCGGTCGTTCGTCCCACTGGGTTGGTTCCATCTGATACAATTTTAGATGCTATTGCTGAAAGAAACAATTCAAGACTTTGCAACTTACCACATCGCGGTCGAATGG TTGTTGATGAAAATGTGGCTAGCGCAAaatacggcgctaaagtgGTTACTGGAGAGCAATTGGAGTACCTTTTGGATGGCAACACTAGTAAGTACGATATGGAACAAGGATACACAAGACATGCAATTAATGGAGCAAGAGATGAAGGAATTATTGTCAAGCTTGGTATTCCTTATATTATTAATCATATACGCGTTTTGCTTTGGGATAAAGATTTGAG ATCATATTCATATTACATTGAAGTATCGCTCGAACAAAAAGACTGGGTAAGAGTCGTCGATTACAGCAACTATTTGTGCCGTTCTTGGCAAGACCTTTACTTTGATAGCAGAGTGGTTCAGTTCATCAAAATCGTTGGCACCAATAACACAGTCAACAGG GTGTTTCATCTTGTCGCCCTTGAAGCAATGTACAAGTTGAAAATTCCTAAAATGCAAAAAGACATCATCATTCCTACTTATAATATAGCCACAGTTCAAAAGGGAGCCGTTGTTATTGAAGGTGTTAG TCGTTCGAGACATACCTTATTAGATGGTGATACGAAACATTACGATTGGGACCGCGGTTATACATGCCACCAGCTGGGTTCCGGagcaattttaattcaattagcACAACCATATATTTTGTCCAGTTTAAGATTGTTGCTTTGGGATTTAGACGATCGTAGTTATAGTTATTACATTGAATCGTCTGTGAATATTTGGGATTGGGAAGTTATGATTGACAAAACTAGGGAAAATTGCCAATCTTGGCAAGTTGTTAAATTTCCTCCAAGACCAGTCGTTTATATTCGAATCGTTGGAACTAGAAACTCGGAAAATGag gtaTTTCATTGTGTGCACTTTGAATGTCCATCTTGTGACAAAGAAGATACAACGGTCCAAAGAACAAAAGGggtttgtaatttttgggAAGATGAAAATCGCGTTGATCGTGAACCGACTGAAACGGCAACGGAAGCTGAGGAAGAAGTTCCGGCGGAATTTCCgaattaa
- the LOC111415054 gene encoding transmembrane protein 50B, which produces MANCFENLNIPTCVWFEGGEKRNAVASILAGFLFFLGWWLIIDAASVDGGITVGYHICGIFGTLSLIIVNSISNSQIRGDAYEGGCMGSRGAKIVLFIGFVMGFGSVIAACLILFANFVNKEVKQWPGVGLFLQNALIFIASLIYKFGRSDDQWG; this is translated from the exons ATGGCAAATTGTTTCGAAAACTTAAACATACCGACGTGCGTTTGGTTTGAGGGTGGAGAAAAAAGAAACGCTGTAGCATCGATATTAGCCGGTTTTTTG TTTTTCTTAGGATGGTGGCTTATAATTGATGCTGCCTCCGTCGATGGAGGAATTACAGTTGGTTACCACATTTGTGGTATTTTCGGTACattatctttaattattgttaattcaatTTCCAATTCACAA attcgAGGAGATGCTTATGAAGGAGGATGTATGGGCTCAAGGGGAGCAAAGATAGTTCTTTTTATTGGTTTTGTTATGGGATTTGGTTCAGTAATTGCagcttgtttaattttgtttgctaattttgtcaataAAGAAg ttaAACAATGGCCTGGAGTTGgattatttcttcaaaatgcTCTCATTTTTATAGCATCTTTAATTTACAAGTTTGGACGATCTGATGATCAATGGggctaa
- the LOC111415072 gene encoding protein SEC13 homolog has protein sequence MVTVLNTIDTGHEDMVHDAEIDYYGLRLATCSSDNSVKVYDIKNGAHTLLEELKGHFGPVWQVAWSHPKYGNLLASCSYDRKVIIWKEIQGKWTKYHEYSGHDSSVNSVQFAPSEHGLILATGSSDGSISILTYQNDSGWDAKKIQNAHAIGCNAVSWCPAITPESAFHSNQPQTLVKRIVSGGCDNLVKIWREDGDRWVEENKLEVHSDWVRDVAWAPSVAMNRHIIASCSQDRRVVIWSSEDCQSWTPTILHTFDDVVWNVSWSLNGNILAISGGDNKIHLWKQNIEGVWQCISDVIKGQGQTPVEQRAL, from the exons atggTAACTGTATTAAATACAATCGATACGGGACATGAAGATATGGTCCACGATGCCGAAATTGATTACTACGGTTTACGCCTAGCGACGTGTTCATCGGATAACTCTGTTAAAGTGTACGATATAAAAAATGGGGCTCACACGTTACTTGAGGAACTTAAAGGCCACTTTGGTCCTGTTTGGCAAGTAGCTTGGAGCCATCCCAAGTATGGAAATTTATTAGCATCTTGTTCATATGACAGAAAG gtaATTATTTGGAAAGAAATCCAAGGGAAATGGACCAAATATCATGAATATTCCGGTCATGATTCTAGTGTAAATTCTGTACAATTTGCTCCATCTGAACATGGTTTAATTTTGGCCACTGGAAGTAGTGATggttcaatttcaattttaacttaTCAAAATGATAGCGGTTGGGATGCaaagaaaatacaaaatgcCCATGCTATTGGATGCAATGCTGTTAGCTGGTGTCCTGCCATAACTCCAGAATCAGCATTTCATAGCAACCAACCTCAAACTCTTGTAAAACGAATTGTTTCAGGTGGTTGTgataatttagttaaaatcTGGCGCGAAGATGGAGATAGATGGGTAGAGGAAAATAAACTAGAAGTCCATTCCGATTGGGTTAGGGACGTTGCATGGGCCCCTTCAGTAGCAATGAACCGTCATATTATTGCTAGCTGTTCCCAAGATAGAAGAGTAGTCATTTGGAGTAGCGAAGATTGCCAGAGTTGGACACCAACAATTTTACATACATTTGATGATGTTGTTTGGAATGTTAGCTGGTCTTTAAATGGTAATATTCTAGCTATTTCCGGTggagataataaaattcatttatgGAAGCAGAATATTGAAGGAGTTTGGCAATGTATTAGTGATGTTATTAAAGGACAAGGACAAACACCTGTAGAACAAAGAGCTTTGtaa
- the LOC111415056 gene encoding T-complex protein 1 subunit gamma, with translation MYPGRAPILVLSQNTKRDSGKKVQLENINAGKQIADVIRTCLGPQAMLKMLMDPMGGIVMTNDGNAILREIIVQHPAAKSMIEIARTQDEEVGDGTTSVTVLAGEMLVAAEQFLEQQMHPTIIIRQYRQALEDMIKLLEGPYSIPVDKNNKAALANVIKGCIGTKFISRWSDLAVNIALDAVNTVTLTENGRTEVDIKRYVKVEKIPGGTIEDSKILDGIMVNKDVTHPKMKRYIENPRIILLDCNLEYKKGESQTNIEIKGDTEFTRLLELEEEHVRRQCDDIIALKPDLIFTEKGVSDLAQHFLVKAGITAIRRVRKSDNNRIARACGATIVNRTEELQESDVGTRCGLFEVKKIGDEYFTFLVKCHDPKACTILLRGASKDVLNETERNLQDALQVARNIMVTPRLVPGGGAIEMAIAQHLIQKATHGPYRALAHALEIIPRTLAQNCGANTIRTLTALRAKHAAHTDQTSPCTWGIDGETGELVEQIKEKGIWEPLSVKLQIYKTAVETAILLLRIDDIVSGSKKKDGKEPPKPSEVQQQE, from the exons ATGTATCCTGGACGTGCACCTATTTTAGTCCTAA GCCAAAACACAAAACGTGATAGCGGCAAAAAGGTGCAGTTGGAGAACATCAATGCCGGAAAG cAAATTGCGGACGTTATTCGAACATGTCTGGGGCCACAGGcgatgttaaaaatgttgatgGATCCCATGGGTGGGATTGTAATGACAAATGACGGTAATGCGATCTTGCGTGAAATTATCGTACAACACCCAGCTGCAAAAAGCATGATTGAAATCGCTCGTACTCAAGATGAGGAAGTTGGTGATGGTACCACATCCGTTACTGTACTTGCCGGGGAAATGTTGGTGGCCGCCGAACAATTTTTAGAGCAACAAATGCATCCCACCATTATTATTAGACAGTATAGGCAAGCTTTAGAGGATATGATAAAGCTTTTAGAGGGACCATATAGCATTCctgttgataaaaataataaagcagcTTTAGCTAATGTG attaaAGGGTGTATTGGTACCAAATTCATAAGCCGTTGGTCCGATTTAGCAGTAAATATTGCTTTGGATGCGGTTAATACTGTAACATTGACAGAAAATGGTCGAACAGAAGTTGATATTAAGCGGTATGTCAAGGTGGAGAAAATTCCAGGGGGTACTATTGAAGATTCTAAGATTCTTGATGGAATTATGGTCAATAAGGATGTCACTCACCCAAAAATGAAGCGATATATTGAG aaccCACGAATAATCTTGCTTGATTGTAACCTTGAATATAAAAAAGGCGAATCTCAAACAAACATAGAAATTAAAGGAGATACG GAATTCACTAGATTGTTAGAACTTGAAGAAGAACACGTACGTAGACAATGTGACGACATAATCGCTCTTAAACCCGACCTAATCTTCACTGAAAAAGGCGTGTCTGATTTAGCACAACATTTCCTTGTTAAAGCTGGAATAACGGCTATCAGACGTGTAAGAAAATCTGATAATAATCGTATCGCAAGAGCTTGTGGCGCTACAATAGTTAATCGTACAGAAGAACTTCAAGAATCTGATGTAGGCACAAGATGTGgtctttttgaggttaaaaaaataggtGATGAATACTTCACTTTCTTAGTAAAATGCCATGATCCAAAAGCGTGTACAATCCTACTTCGCGGTGCAAGTAAAGATGTGTTAAATGAAACTGAACGAAATTTACAAGATGCTCTTCAAGTAGCTAGAAACATTATGGTCACACCACGTTTAGTTCCTGGTGGTGGAGCTATTGAAATGGCAATAGCTCAGCATTTAATTCAGAAGGCGACTCATGGTCCATACCGAGCTTTAGCGCATGCTTTGGAAATTATTCCCAGAACTTTGGCTCAAAATTGCGGTGCAAACACCATTCGTACTTTAACCGCATTGAGAGCAAAACATGCCGCTCATACCGATCAAACCTCACCATGTACTTGGGGTATTGATGGTGAAACTGGAGAATTAGTTGAGCAGATTAAGGAAAAGGGAATTTGGGAGCCATTATCTGTAAAGttgcaaatttataaaactgcTGTTGAAACGGCTATTTTATTGTTGCGTATCGATGATATTGTATCTGGATCAAAGAAGAAGGATGGGAAGGAGCCCCCTAAACCATCCGAAGTCCAACaacaagaataa